In Vibrio sp. JC009, a single window of DNA contains:
- a CDS encoding carbohydrate porin: MKKVSVIAAAVVGALLSGNALAEDKVAQGWTVNGYAHLLYNAGESLKREHTWEHRRDYRAAGAPFSANPNQVEFTVTRGDNFDNGAWAKYVLQMEYGNHEDGNGRGFYHSSSGNEGHLQSGNLEAKQAYIELGDLSFFDEGMSIWAGQRKLNRQAGIITKEFWKQSSGVGGGFAYNDMGVAIVSADPGAGSCTYSGAEANDKNCKLTSDGKSTTLNSLNMWLYSVEGLGGRFDFDFKMANRANTDKSTSAEDGFGGSITYSRDYYGFDGWSTTAFAYGEGILANRGVNFGQFAVYNDNDRGFFFTSYGVANVTENLQIGTEIAMWNLDNKDGDDVWGTESVNRTIIGVTPSYKVNENFRWEGTLTYAVETLGDDGDWGREKDATSFYTATLAPVFTVNADYWGRPQIKPYVSYMGSSDDGYTWSDGNTGDETRFGVEAEIWF; encoded by the coding sequence ATGAAAAAAGTAAGCGTAATTGCTGCTGCAGTAGTGGGTGCTCTATTGTCAGGAAATGCTTTAGCAGAAGACAAAGTTGCACAGGGTTGGACAGTAAACGGATATGCTCACCTTTTGTACAATGCTGGGGAGTCACTGAAGCGAGAGCATACCTGGGAACACCGTCGTGACTATCGTGCTGCGGGTGCACCGTTTTCTGCAAACCCGAACCAGGTAGAGTTTACGGTTACTCGTGGTGATAACTTTGATAATGGTGCCTGGGCTAAGTACGTTCTTCAGATGGAATATGGTAACCACGAAGACGGTAACGGCCGTGGCTTCTACCACTCTTCTTCGGGTAACGAAGGTCATCTTCAGTCAGGTAACCTTGAAGCTAAACAAGCTTATATCGAACTGGGTGATCTATCATTTTTTGACGAAGGTATGAGCATCTGGGCTGGTCAGAGAAAACTGAACCGTCAGGCTGGTATTATCACTAAAGAATTCTGGAAGCAGTCATCAGGTGTAGGTGGTGGTTTTGCCTACAATGATATGGGTGTTGCAATTGTTTCTGCCGATCCAGGTGCGGGTAGCTGTACATATAGTGGCGCTGAAGCGAACGACAAAAACTGCAAGCTAACCAGCGATGGTAAGAGTACCACTCTGAACTCACTGAACATGTGGCTGTATTCTGTGGAAGGCCTTGGTGGTCGTTTTGATTTTGACTTCAAAATGGCTAACAGAGCAAATACAGATAAATCTACCTCAGCTGAAGATGGTTTTGGCGGAAGCATCACCTATAGCCGTGATTACTATGGTTTTGATGGCTGGTCTACAACAGCGTTTGCATATGGCGAAGGCATTCTGGCAAACCGTGGTGTGAACTTTGGTCAGTTCGCTGTATACAATGACAATGACCGTGGCTTCTTCTTCACTTCTTACGGTGTAGCGAATGTGACTGAAAACCTGCAGATCGGTACAGAAATCGCTATGTGGAATCTGGATAACAAAGACGGCGATGATGTGTGGGGTACAGAGAGTGTAAACCGTACCATTATTGGTGTGACTCCTTCTTATAAAGTGAATGAGAACTTCCGTTGGGAAGGTACATTGACTTATGCGGTAGAAACTCTTGGTGATGATGGAGACTGGGGTCGCGAAAAAGACGCAACGTCGTTCTACACAGCAACTCTGGCACCAGTGTTTACTGTAAATGCTGACTACTGGGGTCGCCCACAAATTAAGCCTTACGTTTCTTACATGGGCTCAAGCGATGATGGTTATACCTGGAGCGACGGTAATACAGGTGATGAAACCCGCTTTGGCGTAGAAGCTGAAATCTGGTTCTAA
- the glgX gene encoding glycogen debranching protein GlgX has product MTKMRSRPYPLGATLDSNGCNFSIYAPNCPDISLALFNGEDDYDLYPLEDSYAGNRHIYVPEVKAGQRYGYVVETEEGPHLLSDPYAKAIDKPLHYSSPFSSEKTWDIAKCVVTEDAFDWEGTEPPRIPREETVIFETHVKGMTKLNPKILPSQQGRYLGMVSEPMLKFFKEQNITTIQLLPVAACMHEPHLLNMGMVNYWGYNPYLFMVPDPRYAHEDAVTEMKTMVRELHRNGIEVILDVVYNHTAEGGNGGPEFNLKMLDPYFYIKHGPHFANFAGTGNTVNLMHQPALNLVMDSLRYWVSEFHIDGFRFDLAATLGRDGDQYNYHSPFFKAVAQDPVLKEVKLIAEPWDIGPNGYQVGGFPDGWNECNDKFRDITRSFWRGDHGFLKEFATRMMGSRDIYSASRWPHKLTVNYITYHDGFTLQDLVSYKHKHNEANGEHNHDGHGDNRSDNYGHEGETDNMLIKAVREKQKRNFLASLLFSFGIPHILSADILSHSQRGNNNAYCQDNAISWLNWSPTDRKDHFRKWLGEMVEARIKYMVPFVQAFSDDQRNKNRVGWRRPDGMHMEHDDWNQLTAVALHLGIGEDGNEMIYLMNQSSLPVTFKLPTDSRQEWITICDTNLRDITPRRLNATMLMAPMSLAILHAKGKN; this is encoded by the coding sequence ATGACAAAAATGCGCTCACGCCCCTATCCATTAGGTGCAACACTGGATAGTAATGGCTGTAATTTCTCGATATATGCGCCGAATTGCCCTGATATTTCATTAGCACTATTTAATGGTGAAGATGATTACGACCTTTACCCGCTTGAAGACAGCTATGCGGGCAACAGGCATATATACGTACCGGAAGTAAAAGCCGGACAAAGATACGGATACGTTGTTGAAACAGAAGAAGGCCCGCACCTGCTTTCTGATCCTTATGCAAAGGCGATAGATAAGCCACTACATTATTCATCACCATTTAGCAGTGAAAAAACATGGGACATCGCTAAGTGCGTTGTCACTGAAGACGCTTTTGACTGGGAAGGCACAGAGCCGCCAAGAATACCGCGAGAAGAGACGGTTATCTTTGAAACCCATGTTAAGGGCATGACCAAACTCAACCCTAAAATCCTGCCTTCTCAGCAGGGACGTTATCTGGGTATGGTCAGCGAACCTATGCTGAAGTTCTTCAAAGAACAGAACATCACGACCATACAGCTGCTACCGGTTGCGGCCTGTATGCACGAACCTCACCTGCTCAATATGGGAATGGTGAACTACTGGGGTTATAACCCGTACCTGTTTATGGTGCCGGATCCGCGCTACGCCCATGAAGATGCTGTTACCGAAATGAAAACCATGGTGCGCGAGCTGCACCGCAACGGCATTGAGGTGATCCTGGACGTGGTTTACAACCACACCGCTGAAGGCGGTAACGGTGGCCCTGAATTTAACCTTAAAATGCTGGACCCGTATTTTTACATTAAACACGGCCCGCACTTTGCAAACTTTGCCGGTACAGGTAACACAGTGAACCTGATGCACCAGCCAGCGCTTAATCTGGTAATGGACTCACTGCGCTACTGGGTATCTGAGTTCCATATCGACGGTTTCCGTTTCGATTTGGCAGCAACGCTTGGACGGGATGGCGATCAGTACAACTACCATTCGCCGTTTTTCAAAGCCGTTGCGCAGGATCCTGTGCTGAAAGAAGTGAAACTTATCGCAGAACCGTGGGATATCGGCCCTAACGGCTATCAGGTGGGCGGTTTCCCGGATGGCTGGAACGAATGTAACGATAAGTTCAGAGACATCACCAGAAGCTTCTGGAGAGGCGATCACGGCTTTTTGAAAGAATTTGCCACCCGGATGATGGGCTCGCGTGATATCTACAGCGCCAGCCGCTGGCCGCATAAGCTGACGGTAAACTACATTACCTACCATGACGGCTTCACCCTTCAGGACCTGGTCTCCTACAAGCACAAGCACAATGAGGCGAACGGAGAACATAACCATGACGGACACGGTGACAACCGTTCCGATAACTATGGTCATGAAGGTGAAACTGACAATATGCTGATTAAAGCGGTCAGGGAAAAGCAGAAGCGCAATTTCCTTGCGAGCCTGCTCTTCTCCTTCGGTATCCCGCATATTCTCAGTGCCGATATTCTGTCCCACTCACAGCGGGGCAACAACAACGCCTACTGCCAGGACAACGCCATTAGCTGGCTAAACTGGTCGCCAACGGACAGAAAAGACCATTTCCGTAAATGGCTGGGCGAGATGGTTGAGGCCAGAATTAAATACATGGTTCCGTTTGTGCAAGCCTTCAGTGACGATCAGCGAAATAAAAACCGTGTAGGGTGGCGCAGACCGGATGGTATGCATATGGAGCATGATGACTGGAACCAGTTAACTGCGGTTGCACTGCATCTGGGCATCGGCGAAGACGGTAATGAGATGATCTATCTTATGAATCAGTCCAGTCTGCCGGTGACCTTTAAACTGCCGACAGACAGCAGGCAAGAGTGGATTACTATCTGTGATACCAATCTTCGTGATATCACTCCGAGACGTCTGAATGCCACCATGTTAATGGCACCAATGTCGCTTGCAATTTTGCACGCAAAAGGGAAAAACTGA
- a CDS encoding SDR family NAD(P)-dependent oxidoreductase, protein MQKTILITGSTDGIGLETAKMLVSLGHHVLIHGRSAAKLAAAEEMLSQLPDAGPVESYECDLSRIADVEAFAVAVAAKHQKLDVLINNAGVYNVSQATTQDKLDVRFVVNTIAPYLLTQRLMPLLGTSARVVNLSSAAQAPVDLTALASSNAGSSDGMVYAQSKLAITMWSTELAEVLKDKGPSVVSVNPASMLGSKMVKEAYGVTGGDLGIGADILCRAALSEEFADASGKYFDNDSGRFAAPHPDALDTAKNRKLVAAIEKILAEKTL, encoded by the coding sequence ATGCAAAAAACGATTCTTATCACCGGCTCCACTGACGGTATCGGACTGGAAACGGCGAAAATGCTGGTATCACTGGGCCACCATGTTCTTATTCATGGCCGCAGCGCTGCTAAGCTGGCAGCAGCAGAGGAAATGCTTTCTCAGCTTCCGGATGCAGGGCCTGTTGAAAGCTATGAATGCGACCTGTCCCGTATCGCAGATGTCGAAGCATTTGCTGTGGCTGTGGCGGCTAAGCATCAAAAGCTTGATGTGCTTATCAATAACGCCGGCGTATACAATGTGTCTCAGGCCACCACTCAGGACAAACTGGATGTACGCTTTGTGGTGAATACCATAGCTCCATACCTGCTCACCCAGCGTCTTATGCCGCTGCTTGGCACTTCAGCACGCGTGGTAAACCTCTCCTCTGCAGCCCAGGCTCCGGTAGACCTTACAGCACTGGCAAGCAGCAATGCAGGCTCTTCTGACGGTATGGTCTATGCGCAGAGCAAACTGGCCATTACCATGTGGTCAACGGAACTGGCAGAAGTTCTGAAAGACAAAGGCCCTTCTGTCGTTTCTGTTAACCCGGCCTCTATGTTGGGCAGCAAAATGGTGAAGGAAGCCTATGGTGTGACCGGGGGCGATCTGGGTATTGGCGCTGATATTCTTTGCCGCGCTGCGCTATCTGAAGAGTTTGCGGACGCTTCCGGTAAGTACTTTGATAACGACTCAGGCCGCTTTGCCGCGCCACATCCGGATGCGCTGGATACGGCTAAAAACAGAAAGCTGGTCGCTGCAATCGAGAAAATACTGGCGGAAAAAACATTATAG
- a CDS encoding EAL domain-containing protein, producing MKLGTKISLAIVPLISIPLLIVGIYGYLTLWQVNTSHSKAQIEDHLSQLYDDYQSKVYFAHFALKSMANGLLMSQYMRIEKEEDRYNLMYKPMYTRLKSMQLANPNLYEVRLIMPDGYEELRVVNGSIPNATDDESGSEYFSQLEFGSKGYNQYVGVNPDTEKLALYVTIPVIIRDRATETFTSEPKVKGYLSVTQNINRQTEARLPAPWQKGMLLLSGSGGGEPSQIYSEQGGQHRVTKQEIDLLTHLKLNQWQEVNILGEKMHHIASPLNSSTWLHALIPNSSLLGASSKLSYFILLLSAVAISASILLAMFVLNSQILSRIANLSRAVKKLNSERKITVIDKRYNDEIGELIGEFNKMSAELHHSSERIQNLAYLDSLTALPNRFMFHKTLDRVAKQAERDNCVVALLYLDLDNFKNVNDNMGHLTGDHLLQQVANRLRECLRAEDTLSRVNPTDPSDNLSRLGGDEFTILIPRLNAPHHARSISKRILSSLSEPIVIDEHVFYVSASIGIALWPNDTRDTEELVAFADQAMYQAKNSGKNKYKYFSPEIGMMTKERATLEQHLYRAIDESSFTLHYQPIVDSENHKIQSFEALIRWQSATLGNISPAKFIPIAEENGSIIRIGEWVLEEVCRQINRWKSEGLDEFKVGVNLSAQQITSVQVTNTIQSILSRHGICPENIYFELTESSVIKSEENAIRNIERLRGGGYQIALDDFGTGYSSLSYLQKLPIDILKIDRSFISNISDGVNAEIFKGIVDVARALKLQVVAEGIEEQEQLEFLPKEQGVMIQGFLFSRPCPIDDAVKLLQRQRAVSEHIWSI from the coding sequence ATGAAGCTGGGTACCAAGATTTCATTAGCCATTGTGCCGCTTATCTCCATTCCGTTATTAATTGTCGGGATTTATGGTTATTTAACCCTGTGGCAGGTAAATACCTCTCACAGTAAGGCTCAGATTGAAGATCATCTGAGCCAGCTTTATGACGATTATCAGTCGAAGGTTTACTTTGCTCATTTTGCCCTGAAATCAATGGCAAACGGCTTATTAATGAGTCAGTACATGCGGATTGAAAAAGAAGAGGACAGATACAACCTGATGTATAAGCCGATGTATACCCGGCTTAAGTCCATGCAGCTTGCTAATCCGAATCTTTACGAAGTCCGCCTTATTATGCCGGACGGATACGAAGAGCTAAGAGTGGTTAACGGCAGTATCCCGAATGCAACCGATGATGAATCCGGATCTGAATACTTCAGTCAGCTTGAGTTTGGCAGCAAGGGGTACAATCAGTATGTCGGAGTTAACCCGGATACTGAAAAGCTGGCGCTGTATGTGACTATTCCGGTGATTATCAGGGACAGGGCCACCGAAACCTTTACCTCTGAGCCAAAAGTGAAGGGATACCTCAGTGTTACTCAGAATATTAACAGACAGACTGAAGCGCGATTACCGGCACCGTGGCAGAAAGGAATGCTGCTGTTGTCAGGCTCCGGTGGCGGTGAACCTTCGCAGATTTATTCTGAACAGGGCGGACAACACAGGGTGACAAAGCAGGAAATTGACCTGTTAACACACCTGAAACTTAATCAGTGGCAGGAGGTGAATATTCTGGGTGAGAAAATGCACCATATAGCCTCACCGTTAAACAGCTCCACATGGCTTCATGCGTTAATTCCCAATAGCAGTCTTCTCGGAGCCAGTTCAAAGCTCAGCTATTTTATTCTTCTGCTATCTGCTGTTGCCATTTCAGCTTCTATCCTGCTGGCCATGTTTGTTCTGAATTCTCAGATCCTGAGCAGAATTGCTAACCTGAGCCGGGCTGTGAAGAAGCTAAACAGTGAGAGGAAAATTACCGTTATTGATAAACGCTACAATGACGAAATCGGAGAGCTGATTGGTGAGTTCAATAAGATGAGTGCTGAGTTGCACCACTCAAGTGAACGAATTCAGAATCTGGCTTATCTTGATTCTCTGACGGCGCTCCCTAACCGTTTTATGTTTCACAAGACTTTAGACCGGGTAGCAAAGCAAGCGGAGAGAGATAATTGTGTTGTTGCCCTGCTGTATCTGGACTTAGATAACTTTAAAAATGTAAACGATAATATGGGACACCTGACGGGGGATCATCTGTTGCAGCAGGTTGCCAACAGACTAAGAGAGTGCCTGCGAGCTGAAGATACGCTGAGCCGGGTGAATCCGACGGATCCTTCTGATAATCTGTCGCGCCTTGGGGGAGATGAGTTTACCATTCTTATCCCAAGGCTGAATGCACCCCACCATGCCCGGAGTATCTCAAAACGCATACTTTCCTCTCTGTCAGAGCCTATTGTGATCGATGAGCATGTATTTTATGTCAGTGCCAGTATCGGAATTGCGCTGTGGCCAAATGACACCAGAGATACGGAAGAGCTGGTGGCATTTGCTGATCAGGCTATGTATCAGGCCAAGAACAGCGGTAAGAACAAATATAAATACTTCTCTCCAGAGATAGGTATGATGACCAAGGAGAGAGCGACACTGGAGCAGCATCTGTACCGTGCTATCGATGAGAGCAGTTTTACACTTCACTATCAGCCGATAGTGGACAGTGAGAATCATAAAATCCAGTCATTCGAGGCGCTGATCCGCTGGCAGAGTGCCACTTTAGGAAATATCTCACCGGCGAAGTTTATTCCCATCGCAGAAGAGAACGGCTCTATTATCCGCATTGGAGAGTGGGTTCTGGAAGAGGTGTGCCGGCAAATCAACCGTTGGAAGAGCGAAGGCCTGGATGAGTTTAAGGTCGGTGTAAATTTATCAGCGCAGCAGATCACCAGTGTGCAGGTGACCAATACCATTCAGTCTATTTTGAGTCGCCATGGTATCTGCCCTGAGAACATCTATTTTGAGCTGACCGAGTCTTCGGTGATCAAAAGTGAAGAAAATGCCATCAGAAACATTGAACGCTTAAGGGGTGGTGGTTATCAGATTGCACTGGATGATTTTGGTACCGGATATTCATCGCTCAGTTACCTTCAGAAGCTTCCCATCGATATTCTGAAGATAGACAGAAGCTTTATCAGCAATATCTCTGACGGAGTCAACGCAGAAATATTTAAAGGCATTGTGGATGTTGCCCGCGCTCTGAAACTTCAGGTTGTTGCCGAGGGGATAGAAGAGCAGGAGCAACTGGAGTTTCTGCCTAAGGAGCAGGGGGTCATGATACAGGGCTTTCTGTTTAGCCGTCCTTGTCCTATCGATGATGCGGTGAAGCTTCTGCAACGCCAGAGAGCGGTTTCAGAGCATATCTGGTCTATCTGA
- a CDS encoding spermidine/putrescine ABC transporter substrate-binding protein: MKTGTLHRVVLSILLGLFCQEVSAHHPNRLVILNWADYLDPAIVADFEKEYQAEISEILYESDEERTNMLVANSAEGYDLILCAGIDLATYARNGFIIPLDFAQIPNSQFISPRWKSAFEQSLSYGLPYFWGTIGVIYRSDLIQPKAQSWQLLFTPPDKLKGRIGMMTDGRDLISMALKALGYSVNSVLPGELSQVEKLLVSQKPFVRSYQYVNLDEDSELISGDIWASMMYNGDALMVMEHSDDLKFYVPDEGTNLWVDYFSVGAKAHNPELAYAFLNYINSPEIAARQALYTYYASPNNAAIKLLPEEVLSNPVIYPSKEVISRSEFYHPLPSRQYLRRQKLSAKVLSD; this comes from the coding sequence TTGAAAACAGGCACTTTACACAGGGTGGTCTTGTCTATTCTCCTTGGTTTGTTCTGCCAGGAAGTCAGCGCACACCATCCCAACCGATTGGTCATTCTCAACTGGGCAGATTATCTGGACCCGGCGATAGTGGCTGATTTTGAAAAAGAGTACCAGGCCGAGATTTCCGAAATTCTCTACGAATCTGATGAAGAGCGCACCAATATGCTGGTTGCTAACAGTGCTGAGGGTTATGACCTGATCCTGTGTGCCGGTATTGATTTGGCAACCTATGCGCGCAACGGCTTTATCATTCCCCTGGATTTTGCTCAGATTCCAAATAGTCAGTTTATTTCACCGCGCTGGAAATCAGCGTTTGAACAATCCCTCAGTTATGGCCTTCCTTACTTCTGGGGAACCATAGGTGTTATCTACAGAAGCGATCTTATCCAGCCTAAAGCACAAAGCTGGCAACTGCTGTTCACCCCGCCGGATAAGCTAAAGGGGCGTATTGGTATGATGACCGATGGAAGGGATCTTATCAGTATGGCTTTAAAAGCACTGGGGTATTCCGTTAATTCGGTGCTGCCAGGTGAGCTGAGTCAGGTTGAAAAGCTGCTGGTCAGTCAGAAACCTTTTGTGCGCTCCTATCAGTATGTGAACCTGGATGAGGATTCAGAGCTGATATCAGGCGATATATGGGCATCGATGATGTATAACGGTGACGCGCTTATGGTGATGGAACACAGTGACGACCTTAAATTTTATGTACCGGATGAGGGAACAAACCTCTGGGTCGACTACTTTTCTGTGGGAGCAAAAGCCCATAATCCTGAACTGGCCTACGCTTTTCTCAATTATATTAATTCGCCTGAGATTGCAGCAAGGCAGGCTTTATACACTTACTACGCATCCCCTAATAACGCGGCGATTAAATTGCTGCCGGAGGAGGTGTTAAGTAATCCGGTTATTTACCCGTCTAAAGAGGTGATTTCCCGCTCTGAGTTTTATCACCCTTTGCCTTCAAGGCAATATCTGCGCAGGCAAAAGTTAAGCGCTAAGGTACTGAGTGACTGA
- a CDS encoding DUF3369 domain-containing protein gives MDLFADQRNTDKEAPGQSKSKEQHKPWTILLVDDDYQMHQITQLALNGFEFRGRKLELISAYSGEEAKKIFQEREGIALALVDVVMETDHAGLDLIKYIRNDLKNRMTRLVLRTGQAGQAPEDLVIQEYEIDDYKEKTELTTQKLRTLLYSMLRSYLDLCIIEEQKKGLSQVIEASANVQNTNTLKTYATAVLGQVTSLLNLEASAFYCVVPASQDESERRALTLAATGEYVECYPKFSLDLLPELVAERCQKVLDEKETMYYSDACIFYSFNDRGISSLLYINLNADLTDLERQLLDIYMQNISLTFENLNLMIDLQETSKELVYSLANAVEARSKETGTHVQRVATMSEMLGRYYGLPEQEVTMIKHASPLHDIGKVAVPDHILHKPGKLDNGEWAEMQKHVEYGIDILKSSKRELIVLAREIATFHHEKWDGTGYPNQLSGEDIPVAGRITALADVFDALGSLRCYKDRWSDEEIKKEITSQRGKHFQPELVDIMLENWDEFVAVREMYPD, from the coding sequence ATGGATTTGTTTGCTGACCAACGAAATACAGATAAAGAAGCTCCCGGACAAAGTAAGAGTAAAGAGCAGCATAAGCCCTGGACCATTCTTTTGGTGGATGATGACTACCAGATGCACCAGATCACTCAGTTAGCCTTAAACGGATTTGAATTTCGCGGACGAAAGCTGGAACTCATCTCGGCTTATTCCGGCGAAGAAGCGAAAAAAATATTCCAGGAGAGAGAGGGTATCGCTCTTGCGCTTGTCGATGTTGTGATGGAGACGGATCATGCCGGTCTGGATCTTATCAAATATATACGCAATGACCTGAAAAACCGGATGACACGCCTGGTATTGCGCACCGGTCAGGCGGGGCAGGCACCGGAAGATTTAGTTATTCAGGAATATGAGATAGACGATTACAAAGAAAAGACCGAGCTGACTACGCAAAAACTCAGAACGCTTCTCTATTCTATGCTGCGCTCATACCTTGACCTGTGCATTATTGAAGAGCAGAAAAAGGGGCTGAGTCAGGTAATTGAAGCTTCCGCCAATGTTCAGAATACCAACACACTGAAGACTTATGCCACAGCGGTTCTGGGGCAGGTTACCTCTTTGCTGAACCTGGAAGCGTCTGCATTTTACTGCGTTGTACCTGCATCTCAGGATGAGAGTGAGCGCAGAGCCCTGACACTGGCGGCGACTGGGGAGTATGTTGAGTGCTATCCGAAGTTTTCACTGGACTTACTGCCGGAGTTGGTTGCAGAACGTTGTCAAAAGGTACTGGATGAGAAAGAGACTATGTATTATTCGGATGCCTGTATTTTCTATTCCTTTAACGACCGTGGGATTTCCAGTCTGCTCTATATCAATCTGAATGCCGATTTGACCGATCTTGAACGTCAGCTTCTGGATATCTATATGCAGAATATTTCGCTGACCTTTGAAAATCTCAATCTGATGATTGATCTTCAGGAGACATCTAAAGAGCTGGTTTACAGTCTGGCCAATGCGGTGGAAGCCAGAAGCAAAGAGACCGGGACTCATGTTCAGCGTGTGGCAACCATGAGTGAGATGCTGGGGCGTTACTACGGCCTGCCTGAGCAGGAAGTCACCATGATAAAGCATGCTTCTCCTTTGCATGATATCGGTAAGGTTGCGGTTCCGGACCATATCCTCCATAAACCCGGCAAGCTGGACAATGGCGAATGGGCTGAAATGCAAAAGCATGTTGAATATGGTATCGATATCCTCAAGAGCTCTAAGCGGGAACTTATTGTGTTAGCCAGAGAAATTGCCACCTTCCACCATGAAAAATGGGATGGCACCGGCTATCCGAATCAGCTAAGCGGAGAAGATATCCCTGTTGCCGGCCGTATCACGGCGCTTGCTGATGTTTTTGATGCTCTGGGTTCACTCCGCTGTTATAAAGACCGCTGGAGTGATGAGGAAATAAAGAAAGAAATTACATCACAAAGGGGCAAACATTTTCAGCCTGAACTGGTTGATATTATGCTGGAGAACTGGGATGAGTTTGTTGCAGTGCGTGAAATGTATCCGGACTAG
- a CDS encoding sulfite exporter TauE/SafE family protein yields the protein MITDLFFYLTAIPAVLVYGIGKGGFGGALGVIAVPLMALTTPPFQAASILLPILCVMDFFAVRYHVRHCDFAEIKLMLPSALLGILVGSAIMGMVSDRFVELFIGGISLLFCLQYYLKGNSKQTSKFAGYFWSLISGISSTMIHAGGGPISIYLLPKKLDKRVMVGTMAVFFAIMNFIKLIPYTYFGQFDSQNLLTSLVLIPLAPVGVKLGVYLLQVISQEQVYKICYFLLLLSGGKLFYSGLLG from the coding sequence ATGATCACCGACCTGTTTTTTTATCTGACAGCCATTCCCGCTGTGCTGGTTTACGGCATAGGTAAGGGAGGATTTGGCGGTGCACTTGGTGTTATCGCTGTACCTCTGATGGCCCTGACAACCCCACCTTTTCAGGCCGCCTCCATCCTTCTGCCTATTTTGTGCGTTATGGATTTTTTTGCCGTCCGCTATCATGTCAGGCACTGCGATTTTGCAGAAATCAAATTAATGCTGCCATCTGCCTTACTTGGCATCCTGGTGGGCTCTGCGATTATGGGAATGGTCTCAGACAGATTTGTAGAGCTCTTTATCGGCGGCATATCGCTGCTTTTCTGCCTGCAGTACTACCTGAAAGGAAACAGCAAACAGACCAGCAAATTCGCCGGCTACTTCTGGAGCCTGATATCCGGCATTTCCAGTACCATGATCCATGCCGGTGGCGGCCCTATCAGCATTTATCTGCTGCCTAAAAAACTGGATAAGCGTGTTATGGTCGGAACCATGGCGGTGTTTTTTGCCATCATGAATTTTATCAAACTGATCCCTTATACTTACTTTGGTCAGTTTGACAGTCAGAATCTGCTCACCTCTCTGGTGTTAATCCCTCTTGCTCCTGTGGGCGTTAAACTGGGTGTTTACCTTCTTCAGGTTATTTCGCAGGAGCAGGTGTATAAGATCTGTTATTTCCTCCTGCTGCTGTCCGGTGGAAAGCTGTTCTATTCAGGCCTGCTGGGTTAA